Below is a window of Desmonostoc muscorum LEGE 12446 DNA.
TTGGATGTATGTCCCGGCTAATATTGAACTCGGTAAGCGTCCCAAACAAGAATATCAAGTCGTCGCCGCATTTCATGCCCAAGTATTAGCAACAATCCAAGGAGTTATACCCGAAACAGCTTTGCTGATCTTGCGAACTAAAGATACAAGTTATGCAGTGGATTTGTTCAAATGGACACCACAGATGCAGCAAATTCTGGAGGAATTTCTTGGAGTTTTAGAGTTGTCAAATCCGCCAGAGGTGTTTATTTCTCGGCAAAAGTGTAATCTTTGCCATTGGCATAGTCAATGTTATGCGATCGCTCAAACTCAGCAACATCTCTCACTTTTACCAGGCGTAACACCCATTCGCTACACTCAACTTCAAGCCTTAGACATAACTTCACTGGAATCTCTCGCCAACACTAGTCCCAACATTCTCGAAAACCTAGTTGGTTTCGATCGCGAAATAGCCGCGAAGCTAGTAGTGCAAGCTCAATCTGTACTCCAAAAACGGCCTTTAATTCTACCGTATCCGCTACCAAAAGAAAATATTACATTCACAGCGCCCATAGAGCTTTACTTTGATATTGAGGCGCAACCAGACTTGGATTTAAATTATTTGTTGGGAGTTTTGGTAGTAGATAGACTTACCAACACAGAACAATTTTATTCTTTTTTAGCAGATAAACCAGAAGACGAAGAATTAGTTTGGCAGCAATTTTTGAATTTGGTTTGGCAATATCCCCAAGCCCCAATTTATCATTTTTGTGTGTATGAATTTGATACAGTCAAACGCCTAGCAAAGCTTTATAATACTCCCAACTCCTCCGTGCGTCCTGTACTGAATCGATTTGTCGATATATATGAACAATTAACCCAAAGCGTAGCATTGCCTGTAGAAAGTTATGCCCTCAAAGCGATCGCTCGTTGGTTAGGATTTGAATGGCGTGACAAAGAAGCCAGTGGCGCTAAATGTATATACTGGTATGACCAATGGCTAGAAACAGGCGATCGCACCTTGCTAGAAAGTATCCAACGCTACAATGAAGATGACTGTCGCGCCACCCATCTAGTCAAAGACTGGCTGGTTAAGTTTTTCGAGGATCAATATGGTTTGCGACTTGCTTAATTAGTACACGCTGTAGGGGCAATTCATGAATTGCCCCTACCTGAAAATCACTCTTTTCGGCTATTAATCCTGACAAAGTACTCGATACTAGGAAATTGTGACAAAATTTGTCTGTGGGTAATAGTCCCGGACATAATTTTGGAGCTGATTACCCAGTCCCCAGTCCCTAGTCCCCAGTCACTCTTGTAGTTTTCCATGCGGTTAATTAAAAAAATCTTCGTATTTCCACGAATTATTTATTTTTTCATCCCGATTCTAATTATCAGTCTCTTCTTTACTAACTTACCATCAAACGCTGTTGAAATCAGTAGTATAAAATTTATCGGAGAAGTTACTTTACCGAAAAAATTAATATTTCAGAAAACTGAAGTTGGAGGTTTATCTGGAATTACTTATGATCCAAAAAATAACCTTTATTACGCTATTTCTGATGACCGTGGTCAAAAAGGTAATACCCGTTTCTACACTTTGAAAATCGATTTAAGCAAAGGTTCTTTACAAAAAGGTGGAGTTGTTGTTGCTAATGTCACCACCTTATTAAATGAAACTGGGGAAAAATTTCCTCCTAGTGAAACTGATACAGAAGGCATTGCTTTAACTAATAAAGGCAGTGTATTTATTTCTTCTGAAGGCGATGTTGGCAAATTCATCAATCCTTTTATTAAAGAATTCTCACTATCTTCTGGTAAAGAAATTTCAAAACTCTCCATACCAAACAAATTTTTGCCAGATAAAAATGGTCAGCAAGGTATCCGCAACAATTTGGCTTTTGAAAGCCTAACCATCACACCTGATGAAAAGTATCTATTCACAGCCACAGAAAATGCTTTAATTCAAGATGGTTCAGCAGCTCAACCTAAAATTGGCAGTCCTTGTCGGATTTTGCAATATAACTTGCCGAGCAACCAGCCAGAACAGGAATTTCTTTACCAAACTGAACCAATAGCACAGTTTTTGAATATCACGGGTAAGTTCGCTAGTGGATTACCTGATTTATTTGCTCTCGATAATCAAGGAAACTTTCTAAGTTTAGAACGGTCTTTTACAGGTTTAGGATTTGCGGTTTCTCTATTTCAGGTTTCTTTAGAAGGAGCCGATGATATTCACAATATTGATAGCCTTTTAGCAGTTGAATCAAAGAATATTAAACCAGTTAAGAAAAAACTGTTGTTAGATTTGAGAACTTTAGATGTAGTCCTAGACAACATTGAAGGCTTAACTCTTGGTCCTAAGCTACCTGATGGACAGCGCTCATTAATTCTCATTAGCGACAACAATTTTAACTCCCTGCAACGTACCCAGATACTAGCTTTTAAAATCAAAATCGAAACACCACTAATGAGATTATTACGCCGTTTACTGCCGAATCTCAATCGTTAACAGTACATAATTTAAGACAATTATTTTTACTGCTATTTACTTTTTCTGGTTGTTACTGTGTATTCACGGAAACTACCAGGTAAATTTATCTAGCCTATTTGTACTTTCAGTGTAATTTCTCAACCGTATTCCTTAATAAATATGTTACACAATGTGTAAGAGCTTTTGCAGAGAGACAATCGATGATTAAGAAAATAAATCTTTCTTATAGTAGTTTTTCAACTTATATTGCTCAATTACTCTAAAAACTCTAAAGTTTTTAGGAATAAAAATTAACAATTGACTAAACTTATTCAAGTATTTTGCCAACAATATTTTTCATAATTGATTTTTATGGCACAAAAAAAAATTGAGAATATGGTAGGGCAAAAAGTAGAATTAGACAATTACATTGGACAATTTTTAAATAATCGCTACTTAATCAGAGATTTGATTGGCAAAGGAGGGATGGGTAGAGTTTACCTAGCAGAAGATACTGCGAAAGGTGGAATGGCGATCGCCATCAAAATTTTATCACTCAGTCTAGCCAACCAACACATGTCTCAACGCTTTGCCAGAGAGATTTTTATTGGCGCTCAATTAGGTCGCAAAAGTAAACATATTGTTCGGATTTTAAGTTACGGTGTGACTGAGGATAAAATTCCCTTTTATGTAATGGAATATCTCCAAGGTAAAAATCTCAAACAAATTCTCAAAATTCAGCCTTTAACAATATCGAAGTTTTTAGAGATTTCTACGCAAATTTGTTTAGGTTTACAATGTGCCCACCAAGGTATTAATCTCAAAGGAGAAATTTATCCCATTGTTCACAGAGATATCAAACCAGAAAATATATTTCTGAGTCAAGATGCTAAACAAGGAGAAATTGTCAAAATACTAGATTTTGGCATCGCCAAGTTTTTAACAGAGCGGAGTGGGATGACCCTGACAGATTCTTTTATAGGTAGTTTGCCTTATTGTTCTCCAGAACATATGGAAGGACGCAAACTGTTGGATGTACGCTCTGATATCTACAGTTTGGGAGTATTAATGTTTGAAATGCTGACAGGTAAACATCCATTTCAAACAAAAAGTAACTCCTTTGGTAATTGGTATCAAGCACATCGTTTTCAAATACCGCCTACACTTGAGGAAGTAAATCCCCAAGTAAAAATACCCCAAGGATTACAAAAAATATTAATGAGTTGTTTAGCTAAAGAAGTAAGCGATCGCCCTCAAAATATCAGCCAAGTATTAGACGAATTAGCAAAGGTAAAGAGTCAGCTTGAGGACGCTATTCCTAGTAGTACTGATAGTATTGAAATTTCAATACCTATGCAGTTAGTTCCTGCAACCTTATTATCAGAGAAAGAGTGTTTGCAGAAAAATTGGCCTAAAAATAAACCAGTTGCACCAATTGGATTTCCTCATTTATTACATACTCCTCAAAGACCTATACCAACTTTTTGGGCAATGTTACCCAAACAAGAAATTCTAAAATTTTTAGATAAAGTACATAGCACAGAATTTATCACTAAAATGAGTGTATACCCAATGTTGTTGTGGGTAACAGTGCTGTACGATGCAGAACCTTCTCTAACGAAATGGCTACCTTATTTTTTGGATTTGAAAGATCAGAAAGGGCAGAATATAGCGCGTAGTTTAGCCGAAGTAGGTTACTATCATCTACTATTTTTTCCCCTAGAAGATCCCAATCGTTGCTCCCATGTCACAACTTTAAGTCTTACTGCTAGCCAACGTCAGCAACTTATAGATTGGTTAAATATGAATCAAAAATTAAACGAATCAATCTTACCTCAGGAAGCAAAAAATATTTTAAAAATAGAATATGAAAAGCTGAAATTAGACATTTTACGAAAGTTAGTTGCAACACAAAAAATTGAAAAAGAAAGTTTAAAAAACAGACTAACTAAATTTTGGGAAATGATTTTTAAATTTTTATCAGTTAGTTAAAATTTTACTATCAAAATCAAAAATTTTCCTAACATTATCTGATAAAATTTATACCTGTATATTACGAACTGTAAATAGACTAAGGAGCAGAGGTTATCAAAGTGAATCAAAGCCCATTTGCATCTCCAATTAATACGGGCTTGCTTGCCAATCGTTATCAACTCAAGCAATTAATTGGCAGCGGTGGTATGGGGGAAGTTTTTTTAGCAAATGATATTTTGTTAGGGGGAACACCAGTTGCGATCAAGTTTTTGACTCGGACTGTTGTCGATAGCAAAATGCAACAAGACTTCGCTCGTGAAGCTTTAATGAGTGCAGCTTTGAGTCAAAAAAGTGTACATATTGTGCGGGCGTATGATTATGGCGTCAGTGAAAAAGGAAAACCATACTACGTTATGGAATATCTATGTGGTAAGAGTTTAAAAGATTTAATTCCGCTATCCCTGCCCATGTTTTGGACTATCTCCCGACAAATTTGCTTGGGCTTACAGTGTGCCCATCAAGGCATTAACATTGACGGCAAAATTTGTCCGTTAGTTCACAGAGATATCAAACCTGCAAATATATTAGTTATTCCCGATCCGATATTGGGTCAGTTAGTAAAAATTTTAGACTTTGGTATTGCTAGATTTTTAAATTATGCATCAACAGCCAGTACGAGTACAGGGTTTAACGGCACTTTGCCCTATTGTTCTCCAGAACAGCTGGATGGGGAAAAATTAGACGGCCGCTCTGATATTTATAGTCTGGGTGTGATGATGTTTGAGATGCTCACAGGCAAAAAACCTTGGCAACCAGAAACTGATTTTTTTGGCGCTTGGTATAAAGCACATCACTTTGAAGCACCAAAGGCGATCGCAGATGTAAAACCCAGTCTAAAATTACCTCAAAAACTCAATAATTTAATCATGGCTTGCCTTGCTAAAAAAGCAAGCGATCGCCCACAAAACATCACTCAAATTTTGCAAGTTATCAATAGCTTAGAACAATCTAATTGTCCCACTTTACCTACAACTCTAGCCTCTAGATCTATCCTCAGCCGTCCTTTAGATTCTGGGTTAACAATTACATTAGATCAAACCTGTCGGCTACTTTCCTGGCCTGAGAATAAACCAATTCAAGAAATTGTTTTTCCCCAGTTTGTAGACACTGGACAAAAATCTGTAGCAGCACTATGGTTAATGTTGCCTAAACAAGAAATCAAAAACTATGCTCTTGCTACCCGATACAATCAATTTATTTTCATGACATCCCCCCACCCAATGCTGTTGTGGGTGACGGTACTCTATCATCGAGAACTAGACCCTAAGTGGCTACCGTGCTACCTAGATATGCAAAATCCCCAAAATCGTCAGATGGTGAGTTTCCTGGCTGAAAATGAACGCTACCCGTTGATTTTGTTTACCCTGGAACCACCACATTCCTGCGCTCATGTTCTAAGCAGTCGCATCGACCCAACTCAGCGGCAAATGTTAAAAACTTGGGTGGAACAGAGTCAGAATCTACCACCCACCTCTCAACCCCACTTGAGTAAACAGCTATTAAAGCAGCAGTATAAACAAATGCAATCCCGGATATTGCAGCATCTACAATCAAAGTCCCAGGTTGTATTATCAGGCTCTATTTAGAATGGGGAGTGGGGAGTGGGGAGATGGAGACGCGGGGACGCGGGGATACGGAGAATAAATAATGACCAATGACAAATGATTAATGACCGCAGAAAAATAATTTTTAACTTCCAACCCAAAAACACTTGACAAATAGAAAAAAAATAGCGACAATAGCAAAGTTGCCATCAAGGGACTGTAGTTCAATTGGTTAGAGCACCGCCCTGTCACGGCGGAAGTTGCGGGTTCGAGCCCCGTCAGTCCCGTTCTAAATTTATAGACAGTTAATGTTGACTTCTGAGTATTCAGAGTCACAGAACTCATACTATGACTCACTAAAGACATGAGGAATCGTATCTCTATGGAGTCAGGGCTTAGAGTTTAAATATAAGGTACATTTATTCATGCTTTGCAAAAGAGAGAATTAACTGTGACTGTCAGAGTCCGTATTGCGCCGAGTCCCACTGGAAATTTACATATTGGTACAGCGAGAACGGCTGTATTTAACTGGTTATTTGCCCGCCACCACGGCGGGAAGTTCATTCTCAGAATAGAAGACACAGACTTAGAGCGATCGCGTCCCGAATACACTGAAAATATCCTTCAAGGACTGCGTTGGCTAGGGCTGAACTGGGATGAAGGGCCATTTTTTCAATCGCAACGCCTGGATCTTTACAAACAAGCAGTACAAAAACTGTTAGATCAAGGATTAGCCTATCGCTGCTACACCACCTCTGAGGAACTAGAAGCTCTCCGAGAAGCCCAAAAAGCCAGAGGCGAAGCTCCCCGCTATGACAACCGTCACCGCAACCTCACCCCAGAACAACGCGCCGCTTTTGAAGCAGAAGGTCGTTCTTCTGTGATTCGCTTCCAAATTGAAGACGATCGCGAAATTGTCTGGAACGATCTAGTCAGGGGAAAAATGTCTTGGCGAGGTAGTGATTTAGGTGGTGATATGGTCATCGCCCGCGCCTCAGAAGAAGGTAGTGGTCAGCCTTTATACAACTTTGTAGTTGTAGTGGATGACATTGATATGCAAATCACCCACGTCATTCGGGGAGAAGACCACATCGCCAACACAGCCAAGCAAATTTTGCTGTATGAAGCTTTAGGAGCAAAAATCCCAGAATTTGCCCACTCGCCACTGATTTTGAACAAGGAAGGGCGTAAGCTTTCCAAGCGGGATGGCGTCACTTCCATTTCTGACTTTCAGCAAATGGGCTTTACCGCTGAAGGCTTGGTGAATTACATGACATTACTTGGTTGGTCGCCCCCAGATTCAACCCAAGAAATATTTACCTTAGAAACAGCAGCCAAGGAATTTAGCTTTGAGCGGGTCAATAAAGCCGGTGCCAAATTTGACTGGGACAAGCTGGATTGGTTAAACAGCCAGTATATCCACAATACGCCTGTAGATAAACTCACAGATTTACTCATACCTTATTGGCAAGCAGCTGGGTATAAATTTGATGGTGGACGCACTCGCCCGTGGTTAGAACAGCTAGTAGCTTTAATTAGCCAAAGCTTGACTCGACTGGTAGATGCTGTAGCTATGAGTCAAGTGTTTTTCAGCGACACAGTTGAATTTAGCGAAGAAGGGAATGCACAACTCAAGCAAGAAGGTTCTGCTGCTGTCCTAGAGGGGATTGTCACAGCTTTGCAAAATCAACCAGAACTCTCCGAAGAATCTGCTCAGGACATTATTAAACAAGTGGTCAAAGAGCAAAAAGTTAAAAAAGGCTTAGTAATGCGATCGCTCAGAGCAGCCTTAACTGGAGACGTTCATGGCCCTGACCTCATCCAATCTTGGTTACTGCTCAATCAGATTGGTTTAGATCAGGCGCGCTTAAGTAAAGCAATAACCGGGAGTAGGGAGTAGGGAGTGGGGAGTAGGGGGAGATGAGGGAGTGTGGGGAGATTATAAAAAATCTTCCCACCCTTTCCACCCCTTCTACACTCCCCATTCCCCACTCCCCACTCCCCATTAGTCAATTCTCCTCATATTGGGAACTTGGTATGTAAAATACATGTCTTCAAAAGCACTTAGAAGCAAACCTAATTACAATGCCAACAAAAGCGCTCAATAGAGGGATGAGATTATCGTTGATGATAGTTACGCTTTTCATCACTTCAGTTAATGCCATAGCTGATGCCCAAGAAGCGCCAACGATATTTGGAGATGTCACCATTGGCCCCAAGTTTTCCCCAGACCCACTCAAAGTTCGCGGGATGAGTGGTGGCTCAGTATCTGGAAATCAAGTAGGTGATAGAAGTGAAACGGCCACTGGCCCTTGTACTGGTTTTGTTGATGAAACACCAGACCACACATTAGTATTAACAAGTAAATTTGATTACCTAAAGCTACAAGTCCAAAGTCCTGAGGACACCACCATGATTGTTAAGGGACCTGGTGGTACTTGGTGCAATGACGATTTTGATGGTAAAAATGCCGGTATTGTTGGTGAATGGCTGGCTGGAACTTACCAAATTTGGGTTGGTTCCTACGACAAAGGTAAGTATCTTCCTTACACTCTACAAATTACGGAAGTGAAGTAGGGGAGTGGGGAGTGGGGAGTGGGGACTGGGAATTGGGGACTGGGAATTGGGAAAATTTTTTCTAATCTCCCCACACTCCCTCATCCCCCTCATCTCCCCCCACTCCCCACTCCCCTTTCTCTTTCTTTTCTCGCGCAATATTGTATTAAAATTAAGTTAACTTTAATTAAGATTCTTGTTGGCATCGCCATAATGGTCTAGAGCCTCTATGGTAGTGCATGTAAGAAATCAAGTTAAACAAAATGGATTTATGAACATCCGTTTAACGGCTCAAAGTGACAGAGTGATAGAACATTCGGTTGCTCAGGCTAATGAATTGTATAGGCATCTAGAGGCAAATTAACATGAAATTCTCCTGGAAAGTCCTGGTACTCTGGACCTTGCCGGCTTTGGTAATTGGCTTTTTCTTTTGGCAAGGGGCTTTTGCAGGTGCGCCTGCTGATATGAGTAAAAATGCAGCCAACACCCGCATGACCTATGGTCGCTTCCTAGAATATTTGGATGCCGATCGCGTCACCAGTGTTGATCTGTACGAAGGTGGTAGGACGGCAATTTTAGAAGCCCGCGATCCAGATCTCGAAAATCACATTCAAAGGTGGCGGGTGGATCTACCTGTTAACGCCCCTGAGTTAATTAGCAAGCTTAAAGAAAAGGGAATTAGTTTTGATGCTCACCCCATGCGTAATGATGGCGCAATTTGGGGATTGTTGGGCAATCTGGTGTTTCCAGTTTTATTGATTACTGGATTGTTCTTTTTGTTCCGGCGTTCTAGCAACCTTCCCGGTGGGCCAGGTCAAGCAATGAACTTCGGCAAATCCCGCGCCCGCTTTCAAATGGAGGCAAAAACCGGAATCAAATTTGACGATGTAGCCGGGATTGAAGAAGCGAAGGAAGAATTGCAAGAAGTTGTTACCTTCCTCAAACAGCCAGAAAGATTTACCGCTGTGGGCGCACGCATTCCCAAAGGAGTGCTGTTAGTCGGGCCTCCTGGAACTGGTAAAACTTTACTAGCAAAAGCGATCGCTGGTGAAGCAGGCGTACCTTTCTTCAGCATTTCTGGTTCGGAATTTGTAGAAATGTTCGTTGGTGTTGGTGCATCCCGCGTCCGCGATTTGTTTAAGAAAGCCAAAGACAACGCCCCCTGTATCATCTTCATCGATGAAATCGACGCCGTAGGCAGACAACGGGGCGCTGGTATTGGTGGCGGTAACGACGAAAGAGAGCAAACTCTCAACCAACTGCTGACAGAGATGGATGGGTTTGAAGGTAACACAGGCATCATTATTATTGCTGCCACCAACCGTCCAGACGTATTAGACTCAGCATTGTTGCGTCCTGGTCGCTTTGACCGCCAAGTAACAGTTGATGCACCCGATATCAAAGGGCGTTTGGAAATCTTACAAGTCCACGCGCGGAACAAGAAACTAGACCCTAGCGTATCCTTAGAAGCGATCGCTCGCCGCACTCCTGGATTCACTGGTGCTGATTTAGCCAACTTACTCAACGAAGGGGCAATTCTCACCGCTAGAAGACGCAAAGAAGCTATCACCCTCCGCGAAATTGATGATGCGGTGGATCGGGTAGTCGCTGGGATGGAAGGTACTCCATTGGTAGATAGCAAGAGCAAGCGCTTAATTGCTTACCATGAAATCGGACACGCTTTGGTGGGGACTTTGTTAAAAGACCATGACCCAGTGCAGAAAGTCACCCTAATTCCACGCGGACAAGCGCAGGGTTTGACTTGGTTTACTCCCAACGAAGAACAAGGGTTAATTTCTCGTTCCCAGTTGAAAGCCCGGATTACTGGTGCTTTGGGTGGCCGTGCCGCTGAAGAGGTGATTTTTGGTCCTGCGGAAGTAACCACTGGTGCAGGTGGAGATTTGCAGCAGTTGTCAGGAATGGCTCGGCA
It encodes the following:
- a CDS encoding TM0106 family RecB-like putative nuclease; this encodes MLINAELLLQYQRCKRRPFLDIHGDKSQRDAPNELLGKLQQDKITHQLSNLAQLTYHQPDYSYGNWERGEKATLELMQRGVEYIYKGALLASYSEKYTLVSRPDLLVKQPGQSHFGDWMYVPANIELGKRPKQEYQVVAAFHAQVLATIQGVIPETALLILRTKDTSYAVDLFKWTPQMQQILEEFLGVLELSNPPEVFISRQKCNLCHWHSQCYAIAQTQQHLSLLPGVTPIRYTQLQALDITSLESLANTSPNILENLVGFDREIAAKLVVQAQSVLQKRPLILPYPLPKENITFTAPIELYFDIEAQPDLDLNYLLGVLVVDRLTNTEQFYSFLADKPEDEELVWQQFLNLVWQYPQAPIYHFCVYEFDTVKRLAKLYNTPNSSVRPVLNRFVDIYEQLTQSVALPVESYALKAIARWLGFEWRDKEASGAKCIYWYDQWLETGDRTLLESIQRYNEDDCRATHLVKDWLVKFFEDQYGLRLA
- a CDS encoding esterase-like activity of phytase family protein; the encoded protein is MRLIKKIFVFPRIIYFFIPILIISLFFTNLPSNAVEISSIKFIGEVTLPKKLIFQKTEVGGLSGITYDPKNNLYYAISDDRGQKGNTRFYTLKIDLSKGSLQKGGVVVANVTTLLNETGEKFPPSETDTEGIALTNKGSVFISSEGDVGKFINPFIKEFSLSSGKEISKLSIPNKFLPDKNGQQGIRNNLAFESLTITPDEKYLFTATENALIQDGSAAQPKIGSPCRILQYNLPSNQPEQEFLYQTEPIAQFLNITGKFASGLPDLFALDNQGNFLSLERSFTGLGFAVSLFQVSLEGADDIHNIDSLLAVESKNIKPVKKKLLLDLRTLDVVLDNIEGLTLGPKLPDGQRSLILISDNNFNSLQRTQILAFKIKIETPLMRLLRRLLPNLNR
- a CDS encoding serine/threonine protein kinase translates to MAQKKIENMVGQKVELDNYIGQFLNNRYLIRDLIGKGGMGRVYLAEDTAKGGMAIAIKILSLSLANQHMSQRFAREIFIGAQLGRKSKHIVRILSYGVTEDKIPFYVMEYLQGKNLKQILKIQPLTISKFLEISTQICLGLQCAHQGINLKGEIYPIVHRDIKPENIFLSQDAKQGEIVKILDFGIAKFLTERSGMTLTDSFIGSLPYCSPEHMEGRKLLDVRSDIYSLGVLMFEMLTGKHPFQTKSNSFGNWYQAHRFQIPPTLEEVNPQVKIPQGLQKILMSCLAKEVSDRPQNISQVLDELAKVKSQLEDAIPSSTDSIEISIPMQLVPATLLSEKECLQKNWPKNKPVAPIGFPHLLHTPQRPIPTFWAMLPKQEILKFLDKVHSTEFITKMSVYPMLLWVTVLYDAEPSLTKWLPYFLDLKDQKGQNIARSLAEVGYYHLLFFPLEDPNRCSHVTTLSLTASQRQQLIDWLNMNQKLNESILPQEAKNILKIEYEKLKLDILRKLVATQKIEKESLKNRLTKFWEMIFKFLSVS
- a CDS encoding serine/threonine protein kinase; the protein is MNQSPFASPINTGLLANRYQLKQLIGSGGMGEVFLANDILLGGTPVAIKFLTRTVVDSKMQQDFAREALMSAALSQKSVHIVRAYDYGVSEKGKPYYVMEYLCGKSLKDLIPLSLPMFWTISRQICLGLQCAHQGINIDGKICPLVHRDIKPANILVIPDPILGQLVKILDFGIARFLNYASTASTSTGFNGTLPYCSPEQLDGEKLDGRSDIYSLGVMMFEMLTGKKPWQPETDFFGAWYKAHHFEAPKAIADVKPSLKLPQKLNNLIMACLAKKASDRPQNITQILQVINSLEQSNCPTLPTTLASRSILSRPLDSGLTITLDQTCRLLSWPENKPIQEIVFPQFVDTGQKSVAALWLMLPKQEIKNYALATRYNQFIFMTSPHPMLLWVTVLYHRELDPKWLPCYLDMQNPQNRQMVSFLAENERYPLILFTLEPPHSCAHVLSSRIDPTQRQMLKTWVEQSQNLPPTSQPHLSKQLLKQQYKQMQSRILQHLQSKSQVVLSGSI
- the gltX gene encoding glutamate--tRNA ligase, which gives rise to MTVRVRIAPSPTGNLHIGTARTAVFNWLFARHHGGKFILRIEDTDLERSRPEYTENILQGLRWLGLNWDEGPFFQSQRLDLYKQAVQKLLDQGLAYRCYTTSEELEALREAQKARGEAPRYDNRHRNLTPEQRAAFEAEGRSSVIRFQIEDDREIVWNDLVRGKMSWRGSDLGGDMVIARASEEGSGQPLYNFVVVVDDIDMQITHVIRGEDHIANTAKQILLYEALGAKIPEFAHSPLILNKEGRKLSKRDGVTSISDFQQMGFTAEGLVNYMTLLGWSPPDSTQEIFTLETAAKEFSFERVNKAGAKFDWDKLDWLNSQYIHNTPVDKLTDLLIPYWQAAGYKFDGGRTRPWLEQLVALISQSLTRLVDAVAMSQVFFSDTVEFSEEGNAQLKQEGSAAVLEGIVTALQNQPELSEESAQDIIKQVVKEQKVKKGLVMRSLRAALTGDVHGPDLIQSWLLLNQIGLDQARLSKAITGSRE
- the ftsH2 gene encoding ATP-dependent zinc metalloprotease FtsH2, with the protein product MKFSWKVLVLWTLPALVIGFFFWQGAFAGAPADMSKNAANTRMTYGRFLEYLDADRVTSVDLYEGGRTAILEARDPDLENHIQRWRVDLPVNAPELISKLKEKGISFDAHPMRNDGAIWGLLGNLVFPVLLITGLFFLFRRSSNLPGGPGQAMNFGKSRARFQMEAKTGIKFDDVAGIEEAKEELQEVVTFLKQPERFTAVGARIPKGVLLVGPPGTGKTLLAKAIAGEAGVPFFSISGSEFVEMFVGVGASRVRDLFKKAKDNAPCIIFIDEIDAVGRQRGAGIGGGNDEREQTLNQLLTEMDGFEGNTGIIIIAATNRPDVLDSALLRPGRFDRQVTVDAPDIKGRLEILQVHARNKKLDPSVSLEAIARRTPGFTGADLANLLNEGAILTARRRKEAITLREIDDAVDRVVAGMEGTPLVDSKSKRLIAYHEIGHALVGTLLKDHDPVQKVTLIPRGQAQGLTWFTPNEEQGLISRSQLKARITGALGGRAAEEVIFGPAEVTTGAGGDLQQLSGMARQMVTRFGMSDLGPLSLESQQGEVFLGRDWTTRSEYSESIASRIDAQVRAIVEDCYENAKKIIRDHRTVTDRLVDLLIEKETIDGEEFRQIVAEYAEVPEKQQYVPQL